Within the Arachis duranensis cultivar V14167 chromosome 10, aradu.V14167.gnm2.J7QH, whole genome shotgun sequence genome, the region GAATACCTTGTCCATCAGTCGCTGGTAGGTTGCACCTGCATTCTTTAGACCAAATGGTATTACTCTATAACAAAAATTTCCATGTTCAGTTATAAATGCTgttttgctttgatcttatggGTGCATGAGTATCTGGTTATAGccagagtatgcatccatgaagctcAAGCTTTTGAAACTTGATGCATTGTCTACGAGTTTATCGATGCAAGGTAAAGGGTAAACGTCTTTGGGGCATGCCTTATTTAAATCTGTAAAGTCGACGCACATGCGCCATTTACCTGAGCTTTTCCTTACCATTACCACGTTTGAGAGCCATGTGGTAAATCTGATTTCTTTGATAAAATCGGCTTTGAGGAGCTTCTTGGTTCCTTCTAGCGCTGCTTTTGACTTTTCTACTCCGAGGTTTCTCTTCTTCTGAGCTATAGGTCGGCTCGTCTTGTCGGTAGCGAGCTTGTGGCAGATGATGGTTGGATCTATTCCTGGCATATTTGCTGGTGTCCAAGCGAATAGGTTGGCATTGTCTCGTAATACTTTTATGAGCTCGGACCTCTCCTTTCCTTGTAAGGCTTGTCCGATGTATGTTGTTTGTTCTGGTATGGCAGTTAATGACACTTTCTGGAGTTCGTCTGTTGGTTGAGGCCTTTCTTCAGTGTCCGTTCGGGGATCAAGCTCGGCCAGGGTTAGGACCTCGTTTTGACAGTGGATTGCTTTGACTTGAtgcttttctttcctttccgACTTCCTGAGGCTCGCGTTGTAGCACTAACGAGCTTGTTGGCGGTCCGAGTGGAGTGTTGCTATCCTCCCGTCCTGTGCCTGAAACTTAACACATAGATGAAAGGTGGATACTACTACCCTGAACATGTTCAGAGCAGGTCTTCCGAGTATAATATTGTAACGACTTGGGCAATCAACTGCCAAGTATTGTAAGTCGATAGTTTTTGATAATGAGTCTTCTCCTATAGTCGTTTTCAGCCATATATATCCCTTTATGGGGACCCTTTCTCCAAAGAAGCCTATAGCTCTCCGGATGAGGGTTGTATGAGTTTTTCAGACAATTTCATTTTTAGAAAAGTGGAATAGAAAAGTACATCTGCGCTACTACCTGGGTCCAAAAGGACTTTTCTTACCAACAGCTCGCCTGTTTGGATAGAGATCACCACGGGGTCGTCTAGGTTTGGTGCTGCCGAGCACAGATCTGTCTGGTTGAAGGTGATTTGGAGGTCGGACACGTCTTTGTCTTGTGGTGCAGTTCCTTCGATTGCCAATATTGCGCggtaacttcttttccttgCCGAGGTTGTTGCACCTCCGCTGGCAAATCCTCCGGAAATGCAATTTATAATACCTTTTGGTGGTACATTGTTTGACCATTTGTTGTCTTCTTTGCTTCCTGAGGTCTGTTGGCGTTCTTCTCGGTCTCGACTGTTTtctttatatttccttccttcGATATATTTGTATGTCCATACTTTTGATGGAAAGCGCAGTGTTTACTTCTGTCGACGAATCGTTGGTCCTGATAGCTACCTGCTCTTGCTGGGggttttataatttttgcatTAAGTATCTCTTTGATTATCTTCTCCCTCTTTGTGTTGAACCTGGTATAATTATTGAACTTTGGGGTGAGCTTAAATGGTTTCCTAGAATCCTTGTAGTCGGCCACCCTTAGTGTTCGACTTTCTTCCTTTCTGGGTTGCCTCCTTTTTGCCTTTTCGGCTTCGCGCAGTTCCTCGATCTCCATCTGTCCAGCCGCTCTTTCTCGGAACTCTTCTAATGTTTTCGGTTTTGTTACTGCGATTGTTTCTCTGAACTTTCCGGGCTTGAGACCGGCTTTGAGGGCGCGTAAGTGGACAACAGGGTCCAGGTCTGGTATCTCCATGGTGGCCTCCATGAATCTTGTCATGTAATCTTTTAGGCTTTCATGTGGGCCTTGACGGATGGTTCCAAGATAGTCTGATCCGTGCACATATATCCGTGCCGCCGCAAAGTAGTCTATGAAGGACTTTGCCAATTCCTCAAATGAAGAGATCGACCCTTCAGGcaattttgaaaaccaaagtAACGCATCTCCATCGAGGTATGTGGGAAAAGCCCTGCAAAGTACGGGTTCATTGTTAGGGCCATTAAAGAACATCATAGATTGGAATTTCTTAATGTGAGCCCGGGGGTCACCAATCCCCTTATACGGCTCAAGAGAAGAGGGCAGTGTGAAATTTTTCGGCATTTGATAGTTGGTGATTTCCTCGAAGAACGGATTGTCCAAGGTTAGCTTCTCCTTTGGTGGGTTGACGCTTAGCAGGTCTGTGTTGTCTTTGCCTGGGCCCTTGGACCCGTTCTCTTCCTGTTTGCCGGAGTTGTTCTGAGCAGATATCTCAGCGAGTCTGCGAACTTCAGCTTGCAATTCGGCCATCTGGGCCAGGAGCTCAGCCTGAGTGATTTGGTGAACTCCATTCTCGGCCATACTAGAGAGTTGAGAAACCCTGTACAAAGAAGGTGTGAAGAATAATATGAAGTAAAAGAGGTGGGGTTAGATGAACTTTcgggccccacggtgggcgccaaatgTTTCGTCCTGGGTTGACCGAAGTGTAAGTCCCGAGAGATCGCTCGCAGTCCAGACGGAGCTATACGTCGTCCAGGGGTAGAGTCAGTAATGAACCTCGATCTCTTGGAACATAGCGGCGGGAGCACCTGCACAaagcactccgacgctcaagtaagTATACGGATTAAGGAAATAAAGAGAGTAAAAATGAGAATTAAATCTCTGACCTAACTTGTGGGAAGTATTCTCGGAGTCTTTATAGGCAAGTATGACCAACTTGTTCTGATGTATTTGATAGGTACCGTTACCAGTATCTTTTGGTAGGGCCGTGATTCGCTCTGTTTAGTAGATTCCGTTATTCTGGATAAGATTGACCTAGTCAGGAGCTTTTGTTGCAATTCCGTGTTTCCGATTTATATGCTCGGTTTTGATTTTGGCTTTGCCTCCGAATATATCGGGGTACACGTTATTAAGGTATCTAAATTAGTGCCCagaagtaaaatataaaatcccACATTAGTTAAAAAGGAGAATGAATAATGATATAAAGATCTCTTTCATATCTTGTAAATTCTTTTGCAAATAAAAGTGTTTAGGATAGAACTTCCCTAAATTCGACGTTTTTACTGTAAAAAAATATCACATTTTTAGCTAGCCACACTTGCCATAGCAGGTACACCACTtgaaacattttctttttgaaataTGTTTATTGAGATTGTCAATAAACTGCTTCCACCATTGTCATTCTTCTAGGTTCGAGTTTTTGGGTATTGTCCTTGCTATTGGAAATCTATTCAACATCTCTTAAATTTCTATACACATCATTATAATATGTAGAGAGTTTCGGTCATTAACAAGCACTTGAAACATAGTTCGTTAATCTAGAGACATTGTTGATGTAGCTTTGTCCTCATCGTCAGACCTCTATGTGTGACTTttcaaacaaatattttttatttttggttagtATGTCAATTTTCATATATGTTTtcagattaaattttttgtttcaaattcgATGTGTAACTTCTTAGTTGGCTTGTGATAAAATATTGGTTATAAGATATCTTGATTTTACTGAATAATAATTAGTATATTAGAATGGTTACATGTTGTATTTTTGAGATTATCATTAATACAATTCTCTTATTCTcacataaatttatatttttatttctctattttcatcATAATTttgcaacaattttttttttctattccaCAACAAATTTAATCtagcataatttttttatttatgtttgtgtatttttttgaacTAAATTTGTAgtactaaaatttaaatttagtattttttgaaaaaatatataattaaatatttgtataaaattctttttactcaaatttgtttttcatgtaaaaatGTAACTATTTTTTCTTGTAAAAATGCATCCTGATTCACCCTCGTATCCTTTCGAAAAAATTATCACGTATGTCACttgaaaaaagtaaaatagGATAGCTGTGGTACAAAAAGTTAATCAAGTTGTTATTTGTCATGTAATGAGGAttgaaataactaaaataaccctatttgtttaatttcttttgaaGCCATTTACTATTTAACTGTTGTTTACTTAGTCATTATACttatttagattttaataaataaaacttcAAAAGAAGATTAATTTGACTTATATTAGAATatatttaacaattaaaatatttaggaGTAATAGTTTGAAAATAAAgagtcatattttttattttatattttttaattattactaaaataaatgaataattttagatataataaatatataattatagatattatatatataaaatttgaNNNNNNNNNNNNNNNNNNNNNNNNNNNNNNNNNNNNNNNNNNNNNNNNNNNNNNNNNNNNGGAGTGGTGGCTGGGTGAAGAGGATTAGGGTTAGAAAGGTGATTGGgtgaaggaggtggtgtagTAGTGAAGATAAGGGATTTTGCAGGTAAGAGATAGTGTGGGGGCAAAGAATATGAAGATGGTTCTGTTGTTGTTAATGATGGTGAAGTCCTTTTTTTGGGTTGAAAATTCGAAGAAgcagaagagagaaaaaaaagcaaaacatAGAAGGAAAgcgagagaaagagaaagaggaagaagttgGCAGAGTTGACGGATTATGGCGGCAGCGACGAGCTCAGAAAATGGAAGGAGAGAGAGGATGAgttagtggtggtggtggcagcAGTGGTGGGAAAAANNNNNNNNNNNNNNNNNNNNNNNNNNNNNNNNNNNNNNNNNNNNNNNNNNNNNNNNNNNNgagagagagagagagaagggaggaGATGATAGTAGTAGTGGTAGAGAGAAAGATAGTTtaggaattttatttaattttttagagtttggataattttgcttgtaaaaatcattttttatgggtacaaatagtaatttcttttttttatggatAGATATGTCAGCGTTTTCAACTTTCGTGAGTAGAAATTATAGTTTACTCTTTATACAATCTTTAAAACTAACTCAATCAAATGTAGTTTCATATAAATATGTCAATTAAATAATTCATTAATTAAGGGATAACCATGGTGTTTTGAGAGTTACctgaaatattaatttagatttgAATGTGAGATCCATAATTGAGATAAAAAATAGTAAGAGAAATTCGAGTTCTTTATTCGGTGTTCGACCTTTTTAAAAAGGTCATGTATGTGGTAGATGCTACTTTTTTGAGTGagcattttattcttattaagtctgactttatgttttgggtcagaGTATGAGTACATAGTATCATCTGGttataaaagatatattttccATTAATATTAATGAcagcaaattttttttttcttttttgatcaTCGATGATATTCTGTCTAATAActcaatattatttttgttcctAGGTGAGTAGCTAGCTCCAAAGTATAATTTGTCCTGCTTAGTATTTGAACTTACTTTTCCTTAAACGGGATGAAATATATGTTGGCTCTTTTAAAAAGAGTATCAGTAGACACCTACAAAAATACTCCTATGCTCAAGTTAGGAAATGTATAAAATGATGAAAATGATATTCAGAGTGAATATATTTAGTAAATTTTCTGTATTTATGGGATTGTTATGCTTAAAGTGGTTATAGATAATTACGATTTTGTAGAATAGTGTTCTGATTTTATGGTAACTGCTCTCATTGTTATTTgacattttatttaaatttgaaaagaggTAAAACGTgtctataatataataaacatGTTATGTTAAGTTTCAATTTATAAATATGATTGGTTTTGGTTATAATTAACGGATCAATTTTagttattcattttatttataattaaagatattttaaaatatttcaattttactactcaaaaatcaaaataatacatacaaaatgtataataaataaataaatacaaattttatattcattGAGTCCCATTCAATTTGACGATGAGCTCAcccatttttttattcttaaaaaaatttaacttcttcaattagcatgattttttattaaaaaatattaaaaaattattaaaatttattattttttgttattagttaatcattaatattaaaaatataaaataaaatatattattaaattattaaactaaaaaaattgaattaatgactaaatgataacaaaaaaaattctctatgtcgaaaattattttctttaattatttgaaaaaaaaatacggCTAGGCTTATTTTTAAGAAAGACATCCGCGGAAAGTTAACAAGGCGGAATATTTTCAGCTCGGCTGAACATGAAAAATGGCTTCGCTAAAAGTTAAAAAAGCACATCTTTACAGACCAAGCTTTTGGTATAGGTTTAAATACTTAACCCTGTCTGAAGCTCACGGTGAGGTCTTAATTTTCATGTACATTGAAAGCAAACTACCAAGATCTTTGACCATTCACATCATTTATATTATATCTCAATTAGGAGCGTAAGTTATCGAACCGGATTGAAAAATACTATTAAACCGAACCAAAAATTATAACAAccgaataaaaaaatgaaaaaaattgtttttttttttaattaaactgaTTGATTTGGTTCAGTTTGGTAgaaaccaaaccgaaccgaaaAAGATTTTGCATAGtggttttttttattgatttatccTTACTGATTTAATCTAGGAATAAAACCCTAAATCTGAATACCCTTACTCTCTTTTCCTTTCACTCGCGCAGTCACCCACTTACCCTCAATCCTCACTCCTCACACAGACACCTACTCACCCATAGGCCACAACTCACTTCCATCTTCCATTTTTTCTCCTCCATGCAGCCATGCCTGAGAGAATGAGATCCTCAGAGAGCCAGAGAGTCAGAGAACGTCATCCAATATCAAGGAACTCCTCCATCGTCGCTCGAAACCGTTGCAAGTCATCCATTCATCTCCGTCGCAGGCTCGCAGGCGTAGCAAAGAGCAGCACCGTCGCACGAAtaggttcaaaaatttcattaagAAAGTTAGGATATAAGACAAGTGTACTGTTCAACTCGATGTTCCCACTAGATGGAACTCTACATACACCATGCTTGAAAGTGGTTTGAAGTTTCAAAAGGCAGTCAAGAAATTAGGGGAAAGAGATACAGAATATGCTTTAATGCAAGGTGGTATTCCGAGGAATCTTGATTGGGACAATGAAAAACACTTTATgaaattcttgaaaatttttcatgaTGTTAACAAGAGTGTGTCTGGTAGTTTGCTTGTGActttttctcaatattttcatGAGTTTTGTAAGATCTTGCGAGTGTTCAAGGCTTCGTGTGGTAGTCGAGATCCATTACTTGGGAGTATGGCTGAGAGGATGAAACTTAAGTAATGACAAGTACTGGggtaacataaaaaatatcaatatgaTGATTTTTGTTGCTGTGGTTATTCATCCTAGATACAAGTTGAAGTTTGTGAACTTTAGCTTTGAAAAGCTATATGATAAGGATGATGCTGATTTTTTAGGTAAAAAAGTGAAAGAGACCTTCTCCAAGATGTTTGAATGCTATGTGAATGCAAATAATTGGGGTAGATTTTTTACTTCAGCAACAATGGATTGTGCATCAGATGTGGGAGTACCTGATGACAACATGGCTGGTGATTTTTTCAAAGaggtgcattttcatgagatcaTCAACAAGAATGAGGTGGATTTGTATTTGATGGATGGTTTAGAAAAGTCTTGTGATCAAAATACTTTTGACATATTGAATTGGTGAAAGGTAAATTTTAGCAAGTATCCTATCTTATCCCAAATAGCTAGAGATGTCTTAGCAATGCCGGTCTCGACTGTTGCTTCAGAATCGGCTTTTAGCACTGGTGGAAGAGTGCTTAACAACTATAGGAGTTCTTTAACTCCAAAGACAGTTGAGGCATTGATTTGCACACAAAATTGGCTTCGTGCTTCTCCAATGACAATTGATTTTGAGGAGCTTATTGATGAGTTTGAGAAACTTGAATTAggtatgtaaaaaaaaaaattgtagttCCTTCCATagtttatgtttataatttataatctatgttatgtttatgtttataatctatatttattttttttgttttatttttgtaaaaattacaCCAACcggagaagatgatgatgagtcTGGTGTAGATTCAGATTAAGCATGGTGgctgtttagtttttatttggtttaaagTGACTGTTTcggtttttagtatgttttaaagtgtgtttatttttgttgttttgctagatatttttaattgtctttgttttatgtttaattgagttgaatttggATGTGATGTACTCTTGTTATTCTAGtttattaatgattttaaattttattttatggtaatttaaattttaattattagatgtaaaaaaactgaaaaaatcaACCGAACCAAACTGCTGTTGGTTCGATTCAATTCCATTCGATTGTTCAAAAAACAACAAACTAAATTATTAGTACCATTATAAAATCGATCAGATCAATTCGATTGATTTTCAGTCTAAA harbors:
- the LOC110276783 gene encoding uncharacterized protein LOC110276783, with amino-acid sequence MAENGVHQITQAELLAQMAELQAEVRRLAEISAQNNSGKQEENGSKGPGKDNTDLLSVNPPKEKLTLDNPFFEEITNYQMPKNFTLPSSLEPYKGIGDPRAHIKKFQSMMFFNGPNNEPVLCRAFPTYLDGDALLWFSKLPEGSISSFEELAKSFIDYFAAARIYVHGSDYLGTIRQGPHESLKDYMTRFMEATMEIPDLDPVVHLRALKAGLKPGKFRETIAVTKPKTLEEFRERAAGQMEIEELREAEKAKRRQPRKEESRTLRVADYKDSRKPFKLTPKFNNYTRFNTKREKIIKEILNAKIIKPPARAGSYQDQRFVDRSKHCAFHQKYGHTNISKEGNIKKTVETEKNANRPQEAKKTTNGQTMYHQKVL